The proteins below come from a single Dinghuibacter silviterrae genomic window:
- a CDS encoding phage tail protein, with protein sequence MADDGSSQSQTIWPLVKFSFQVKWDDKELVFQEVTGLSSETQVIEYRGGNSKVYSTVKMPGIQKFGNVTLKKGTFKGDKDLWDKYNEIKMNTFKRSTITINLLDESNAVAMTWTLTNAFPAKITVTDMKSDANEVAVETMELAHEGLKLSS encoded by the coding sequence ATGGCAGATGACGGATCAAGCCAATCGCAAACGATATGGCCATTAGTCAAATTTTCATTCCAGGTGAAATGGGATGACAAGGAACTGGTGTTTCAGGAAGTAACGGGTCTCTCTTCCGAAACACAGGTCATAGAGTACCGCGGGGGGAACAGCAAGGTCTATTCCACCGTAAAGATGCCCGGCATCCAGAAGTTCGGGAACGTGACCCTTAAAAAGGGCACCTTCAAGGGCGACAAGGATCTCTGGGACAAGTACAACGAGATCAAGATGAATACCTTCAAAAGGTCTACCATTACGATCAACCTTTTGGACGAGTCCAACGCGGTCGCCATGACATGGACGCTCACCAACGCCTTCCCGGCCAAGATTACGGTCACCGACATGAAGTCGGACGCCAACGAAGTCGCCGTGGAGACCATGGAACTGGCGCACGAAGGCCTGAAATTGAGCTCATAG
- a CDS encoding phage tail sheath family protein, translating into MPTTLMTPGVYIEEKNAFPSSAVAVETAVPVFIGYTQTAVWNGKSLVNKPTRISSFAEYVESFGGAFVPKFTIAAPDPKVPAETFLVNGQPMVVTQNKDNAAFFFNSIRLFYANGGSNCYILSVGTYGDKPGGFTIQASDFIGSTDNPVSVFSILEKEFEPTMLVFPDIIALGKDAYTEVYTQALIHCNNVQSRVCLFDLRFQGVGEKTDDVVGEFRTAIGTNFLNYGAAYYPWLNTSIVQPSEVDFQNLDASVDLEKLLPEATAQKVVAAFKAANPTDDASKKNYHQSLQASSPTYSSILDEVRARLNTLPPSGAMAGIYTLVDNSRGVWKAPANVSLSMVNSPVVNISNAEQEGLNVDVMAGKSINVIRPFPGIGTLIWGARTLDGNSQDWRYINVRRTLIMIEQSLKLATRTYVFESNDGNTWVTVKGMMVNFLTNLWKQGALAGAVPEQAFDVQIGLGATMTPNDILDGIMRITVKVAIVHPAEFIVITFQQQQQLS; encoded by the coding sequence ATGCCAACAACGTTAATGACCCCAGGCGTTTATATCGAAGAGAAGAATGCCTTCCCCAGCTCCGCCGTCGCGGTGGAGACCGCGGTCCCGGTCTTTATCGGCTACACCCAGACAGCCGTGTGGAACGGGAAGTCCCTGGTGAACAAGCCGACAAGGATCAGTTCCTTTGCCGAGTACGTGGAGAGCTTTGGCGGCGCCTTTGTGCCGAAGTTCACCATCGCCGCCCCGGATCCAAAGGTTCCGGCCGAGACCTTTCTCGTCAACGGCCAGCCCATGGTGGTGACCCAGAACAAGGACAACGCGGCTTTCTTTTTCAACAGCATCCGTCTTTTCTACGCCAACGGAGGCAGCAATTGCTACATCCTGTCCGTGGGAACGTATGGGGACAAACCGGGTGGTTTTACCATCCAGGCTTCTGATTTCATCGGGTCTACCGACAACCCCGTGAGCGTGTTTTCCATCCTGGAGAAGGAGTTCGAGCCCACCATGCTTGTTTTCCCTGACATCATCGCCCTGGGCAAGGACGCCTACACCGAGGTCTATACCCAGGCGCTGATCCATTGCAACAACGTCCAAAGCCGGGTGTGTCTTTTCGACCTGCGGTTTCAAGGGGTGGGCGAAAAAACCGACGATGTCGTGGGCGAATTCCGCACGGCCATCGGGACCAACTTCCTCAACTACGGCGCGGCCTATTATCCCTGGCTGAACACGTCCATCGTACAGCCGTCGGAAGTGGACTTCCAAAACCTGGACGCCTCGGTGGACCTGGAAAAACTGCTTCCTGAAGCCACCGCCCAGAAGGTCGTCGCCGCCTTTAAAGCCGCCAACCCGACCGACGACGCTTCTAAAAAGAACTACCACCAATCCCTCCAGGCCTCCAGCCCTACCTATTCGTCCATCCTCGACGAAGTCCGTGCCAGGTTGAACACGCTGCCGCCCAGCGGCGCCATGGCGGGGATCTACACCCTCGTCGACAACAGCCGGGGCGTATGGAAGGCACCGGCCAACGTGTCGCTGAGCATGGTCAATTCCCCGGTCGTCAATATCTCCAACGCCGAACAGGAAGGCCTGAACGTGGACGTAATGGCCGGCAAGTCCATCAACGTCATCCGTCCTTTCCCCGGCATCGGAACCCTCATCTGGGGCGCCCGCACGCTTGACGGGAACAGCCAGGACTGGCGGTACATCAATGTCCGCAGAACCCTGATCATGATCGAACAAAGCCTGAAACTGGCCACCCGGACGTATGTGTTCGAGTCCAACGACGGCAACACGTGGGTCACGGTAAAAGGGATGATGGTCAACTTCCTGACCAACCTCTGGAAACAGGGCGCCCTGGCGGGAGCCGTGCCTGAGCAGGCTTTTGACGTACAGATCGGTCTCGGTGCCACCATGACGCCCAACGACATCCTCGACGGCATCATGCGCATCACCGTGAAAGTGGCCATCGTCCACCCGGCTGAATTCATCGTGATCACCTTCCAGCAACAACAACAATTATCTTAA
- a CDS encoding DUF4255 domain-containing protein: MIYEALSCLTSEMNDYLKLKLSATEDKIVLSGLVNPDGSMAVQGENKVLLTLVNLEKETATRKTTIPNKATDMNINMYVLFSAYFGSSNYAEALRFLSFVVGFLQQKNVFTRTNTPRLDKNIQKLIVEMESLTSERLNNLWGTLGAKYIPSVLYKVRMLTYDEAVLREFRPEITGVGVNEPS; this comes from the coding sequence ATGATCTACGAAGCCCTGTCTTGCCTGACCAGTGAAATGAACGACTACCTCAAGCTAAAGCTATCGGCCACCGAGGACAAGATCGTTTTGTCCGGTCTCGTCAACCCTGACGGGTCGATGGCTGTCCAGGGAGAAAACAAGGTGTTGCTCACGTTGGTGAACCTCGAAAAGGAAACGGCCACTCGTAAAACTACGATCCCCAACAAAGCGACGGACATGAACATCAACATGTATGTGTTGTTCTCCGCGTACTTCGGGAGCTCCAACTATGCCGAAGCCCTGCGCTTCCTATCGTTCGTTGTCGGCTTCCTGCAACAGAAAAACGTCTTTACCCGCACCAATACACCCCGGCTGGACAAAAACATCCAAAAGCTGATCGTCGAGATGGAAAGCCTGACCTCCGAACGCCTCAACAACCTTTGGGGAACGCTCGGGGCCAAGTACATCCCTTCCGTCCTTTACAAGGTCAGGATGCTGACGTATGACGAAGCAGTCCTAAGGGAATTCAGACCGGAAATCACAGGTGTCGGTGTTAACGAACCATCATGA
- a CDS encoding glycosyl hydrolase family 18 protein — MRCFFTLAILLTFLCITKGATAAPARPGLLAPAVFAVGDSTPVQKEAGLLKRIIAFLHFKKNFIAAQQKRVLAIIDSTGLQKAVDSIQSQVTAQGKAATAQETQIVGLINDLAKSLDSLKKPLPVPAPSPGKPLPGDTVDMPGGAGSFQDLVSQVVPMLQGGPSDAAAQKASAVHVAMIQRLLARPPLEEDTIKINDTLSKSIRIGTVHTREVRGFYPYWSRPGFPRQTYEVINNVDYYGATFQPSTGNLDMHGWDTAAVIQNAKAAGANLSLTLFCQRPGAVDTLLRSRSAQFNLILHLRSLLSYHNAEGVTIFFEKLPAGAVNSERFTQFMDDLSDSLHASPFLFKVNLVLPRVDPARQFNLEALGQDVDRFLVDFTHVEGDRRGPLAPLQGMVNNDVQSCMSRYLATGLPPSHFFLVLPYYGIIDTPGTPRYITYGRIRSLYAAEPRYDDATGTAFLDTPGRARIWFDDARTLSKKYDYVLSAGLGGVAIRLMGDDAPYGELQEALMDKFVVADTTYIADIRKVSRPLIPFTGWKWTLPYLQAKYEQYEFLFSYPCVIDFPKVLRKRWSRMGIDDLDRNSVEDECRRSFGILTLFFFLVFGGLLLLFAYQIRRKPRWVFRKPCMAIMVLVAVLVTVSAFMWAFVTRSIGGFGTSSEPQECYDFPLSTLFWFIVVGLLIGGVITRYLVFPLIKKDHIP; from the coding sequence ATGAGATGCTTTTTTACCCTCGCTATACTTCTGACTTTTTTGTGCATCACAAAAGGAGCCACGGCGGCCCCGGCCCGCCCTGGACTCCTTGCCCCTGCTGTGTTTGCGGTGGGGGATAGTACGCCGGTGCAAAAAGAAGCGGGTTTGTTGAAGCGGATCATCGCCTTTCTGCACTTCAAGAAGAACTTTATCGCCGCACAGCAAAAGCGCGTGCTGGCTATTATCGATTCAACGGGTTTACAAAAGGCCGTGGATTCCATTCAAAGCCAGGTGACCGCCCAGGGCAAGGCGGCGACGGCCCAGGAAACCCAGATCGTTGGCCTGATCAATGACCTGGCGAAAAGCCTGGATTCGCTCAAAAAACCCCTGCCCGTTCCGGCCCCTTCTCCGGGGAAGCCGCTTCCCGGGGATACGGTAGACATGCCCGGTGGTGCGGGTTCCTTCCAGGACCTGGTGAGCCAGGTCGTGCCGATGCTCCAGGGCGGCCCTTCCGACGCCGCCGCGCAAAAGGCGTCCGCGGTACACGTCGCCATGATCCAACGCCTGCTCGCGCGCCCACCCCTCGAAGAGGACACGATCAAGATCAACGATACGCTCTCCAAAAGCATCCGGATCGGCACCGTGCATACGCGCGAGGTCCGCGGTTTTTATCCCTACTGGTCCCGGCCCGGTTTTCCGCGGCAGACGTATGAGGTGATCAACAACGTGGATTATTACGGGGCCACCTTCCAGCCGTCAACGGGCAACCTGGACATGCACGGCTGGGACACCGCCGCCGTCATCCAGAATGCAAAAGCGGCGGGCGCCAACCTGTCGCTGACCCTGTTCTGCCAGCGCCCGGGTGCGGTGGATACGCTGCTCCGTAGCCGCTCCGCGCAGTTCAACCTGATCTTACACCTCCGCAGCCTGCTGTCCTACCACAACGCCGAAGGCGTGACGATTTTTTTTGAAAAGCTACCCGCCGGGGCGGTCAACTCGGAACGCTTTACCCAATTTATGGACGACCTTTCGGACAGCCTGCACGCGTCCCCCTTTCTTTTCAAGGTCAACCTGGTGTTACCGCGGGTGGACCCCGCCCGTCAATTCAACCTCGAAGCCCTCGGCCAGGATGTGGACCGGTTCCTCGTTGACTTTACCCACGTGGAAGGCGACCGCCGGGGACCCCTGGCACCGCTCCAGGGGATGGTCAACAACGACGTCCAGTCCTGTATGTCGCGCTACCTCGCTACCGGTTTGCCGCCTTCGCACTTTTTCCTGGTGTTGCCCTACTATGGGATCATCGACACCCCCGGTACGCCCCGGTACATTACGTATGGCCGTATCCGAAGCCTGTACGCCGCAGAGCCCCGGTACGACGACGCCACCGGGACCGCTTTCCTCGATACACCCGGACGCGCGCGCATCTGGTTTGACGACGCCAGGACCCTTTCCAAAAAGTACGACTATGTGCTGAGCGCGGGGCTCGGGGGCGTGGCCATCCGCCTGATGGGCGACGACGCCCCGTATGGCGAGCTCCAGGAAGCCCTCATGGATAAATTTGTGGTGGCCGACACGACCTATATTGCCGATATACGTAAGGTATCCAGACCGTTGATTCCTTTTACAGGCTGGAAATGGACGTTGCCCTACCTTCAGGCCAAATATGAACAATACGAATTCCTTTTCAGCTATCCCTGCGTCATCGATTTTCCCAAGGTCCTGCGTAAACGCTGGAGCCGGATGGGGATCGACGACCTCGACAGGAACTCCGTAGAGGACGAGTGTCGTCGTAGTTTTGGGATCCTGACGCTATTTTTCTTTCTCGTATTCGGGGGACTGCTGTTGCTTTTTGCCTACCAGATCCGGAGAAAGCCCCGTTGGGTCTTCCGGAAACCCTGTATGGCGATCATGGTCCTGGTCGCGGTGCTGGTGACGGTGTCTGCTTTTATGTGGGCCTTTGTTACCAGAAGCATCGGAGGGTTCGGGACGAGTTCGGAACCACAGGAGTGTTATGATTTTCCGTTGTCGACGCTTTTCTGGTTTATCGTGGTGGGGTTGTTGATTGGGGGGGTGATTACGCGGTATCTCGTGTTTCCGCTTATAAAGAAGGATCATATTCCATAG
- a CDS encoding ABC transporter ATP-binding protein, producing MKRPSPPGSAEQVTWKQRLRALGNLPAFFRLVWQTSPWMTAADLGLRVLRSAIPVSVLYVGKLIIDLVVQASRHPGSVPTERIWELVALEFGLAIASDGLGRLTNLLDSLLGDLFANHTTVLIMEHAATLDLDQFEDSEFYDKLERARQQTTGRTILLSQILSQLQDLITMGFLAVGLMTFNIWLILLLLLAVIPAFLGESYFNDKTYLLMREQTMGRREMDYVRYLGASDETAKEVKLFDLSGFLIQIYRDMSHRYYLEYKRLVTRRSVWGTVFSLIGSAGYYAAYVWIIGRTLTGKLSIGDLTFLAGSFRQLRALLDGILTRFTSVSQGAIYLSDLFDFFQIKPRIRPAERPLPFPNPIKTGFVFEDVGFQYTYSERWANRHLNFTLHAGEKLALVGENGAGKTTLVKLLARLYDPTEGRILLDGVDLKEYDMADLRRNIGIIFQDFIRYQMTLNNNIVVGNIEQKESQDRVERAAMQSLAGELVEKLPKRYDQPLGRRFNNGVELSGGEWQKVALARAYMRDAQLLILDEPTAALDARAEHEVFQRFADLTRGKMAVLISHRFSTVRMADRILVLENGQLLEIGSHEELLALGGRYAELFHLQAAGYR from the coding sequence ATGAAACGACCCTCTCCCCCCGGATCCGCAGAACAAGTCACCTGGAAACAAAGACTTAGGGCCCTTGGCAACCTGCCGGCGTTTTTCCGGCTCGTCTGGCAGACGAGTCCCTGGATGACGGCCGCGGACCTGGGGTTGCGTGTGCTCCGGTCGGCGATACCGGTGAGTGTGTTGTATGTGGGCAAATTGATCATCGACCTGGTGGTGCAGGCGAGCCGGCACCCGGGTTCGGTCCCGACGGAGCGGATCTGGGAATTGGTGGCTTTGGAATTTGGGCTGGCGATCGCCTCGGACGGGTTGGGGCGGCTGACGAACCTGTTGGACAGCTTGCTGGGGGACCTTTTTGCCAACCATACCACGGTGCTGATCATGGAGCACGCGGCGACGCTGGACCTGGACCAGTTTGAGGACTCGGAGTTCTATGACAAACTGGAACGGGCGCGGCAACAAACGACGGGGAGAACCATTCTTTTGTCCCAAATCCTTAGCCAACTGCAGGACCTCATCACGATGGGTTTTCTGGCGGTGGGGTTGATGACATTTAATATCTGGCTGATCCTGCTGTTGTTGCTGGCGGTCATCCCGGCCTTTTTGGGGGAGTCCTATTTCAACGACAAGACGTACCTGCTGATGCGGGAACAAACGATGGGGCGGCGGGAAATGGATTATGTCCGTTATTTGGGCGCGAGCGACGAGACGGCGAAAGAGGTGAAGCTGTTCGACCTGTCGGGGTTTCTCATACAGATTTACCGGGACATGTCTCACCGGTATTATTTGGAGTACAAACGGCTGGTCACCCGGCGCTCGGTCTGGGGGACGGTTTTTTCGCTGATCGGGAGCGCGGGCTATTATGCGGCTTATGTCTGGATCATCGGCCGGACATTGACGGGCAAACTGTCCATCGGCGACCTGACCTTTCTGGCGGGTTCTTTCCGGCAGTTGAGGGCGCTCCTGGACGGCATCCTGACGCGTTTCACAAGCGTATCCCAGGGCGCCATCTACCTGAGCGACCTGTTTGATTTTTTCCAGATCAAACCGCGGATCCGGCCGGCGGAACGTCCATTACCCTTTCCGAATCCTATAAAAACCGGTTTTGTATTTGAAGACGTGGGTTTCCAGTATACGTATTCGGAACGTTGGGCAAACCGCCACCTGAACTTTACCCTCCACGCGGGGGAGAAGCTGGCCCTTGTCGGTGAAAACGGAGCGGGCAAGACGACGCTGGTCAAACTCCTTGCGCGGTTGTACGACCCGACGGAGGGACGCATCCTTCTGGACGGGGTGGACCTCAAGGAATACGACATGGCCGATCTGCGGCGCAACATCGGGATTATCTTCCAGGATTTTATCCGTTACCAAATGACGCTGAACAACAACATCGTCGTGGGGAACATCGAACAAAAGGAATCGCAGGACCGTGTCGAGCGCGCGGCCATGCAAAGCCTCGCGGGCGAGCTCGTGGAGAAACTCCCGAAGCGGTATGACCAGCCCCTGGGACGGCGCTTTAACAACGGCGTGGAGCTCTCGGGGGGCGAATGGCAGAAGGTGGCCCTGGCGCGGGCGTACATGCGGGATGCACAGCTCCTGATCCTGGACGAACCCACGGCGGCCCTGGATGCCCGGGCGGAGCACGAGGTTTTTCAACGTTTTGCCGACCTTACCCGGGGGAAGATGGCGGTGCTGATCTCGCACCGGTTTTCGACGGTACGGATGGCGGACCGGATCCTCGTCCTGGAGAACGGGCAACTGCTGGAAATCGGGAGCCACGAAGAGCTGCTGGCGCTGGGCGGAAGATACGCGGAGCTGTTCCACCTGCAGGCGGCGGGGTACCGCTAA
- a CDS encoding DnaJ C-terminal domain-containing protein, whose product MEFIDYYKILGVDKTASQEDIKKAYRKLARKNHPDLNPNDKEANKRFQQINEANEVLSDPEKRKKYDQYGKDWVHADAYEEAARQRGGRPGGFNGGAGAGAGGFGGGAGGGDFDPNDMFGSAGGSGFSDFFESLFGGGGASAGTRGRSSGQARFRGGDYQAELHLTLEEAYTTHKRIINIDGKDVRLTIPAGVENGQVIKLKGYGAPGVNGGPNGDLYATFVIAEDPRFQRAGNDLNMKIRLDLYTAVLGGDLTVDTLGGKVKLKVKPETQNGTKTRLKGKGFPVYKKEGEFGDLFITYEVQIPTGLSEQEKELFRQAANIAAARRAK is encoded by the coding sequence ATGGAATTCATCGATTACTACAAAATCCTCGGCGTGGACAAGACCGCCAGCCAGGAAGATATAAAGAAGGCATACCGAAAGCTGGCCCGGAAAAATCATCCCGACCTGAACCCCAACGACAAGGAGGCCAATAAACGATTTCAGCAGATCAACGAGGCGAACGAGGTGCTGAGCGACCCGGAGAAGCGGAAAAAGTATGACCAGTATGGGAAGGACTGGGTACATGCGGATGCGTACGAAGAAGCGGCAAGGCAACGGGGCGGGCGACCGGGCGGATTTAATGGCGGGGCAGGGGCTGGGGCCGGCGGTTTTGGCGGCGGTGCCGGTGGCGGAGACTTCGATCCAAACGATATGTTTGGCAGCGCCGGCGGGAGCGGTTTTTCGGATTTCTTTGAATCGCTTTTCGGTGGCGGTGGCGCGAGCGCCGGCACCCGCGGCCGTTCATCGGGCCAGGCCCGTTTCCGGGGCGGCGACTACCAGGCGGAATTGCACCTCACGCTGGAAGAAGCGTATACCACGCACAAGCGCATCATCAATATTGACGGGAAGGACGTTCGCCTGACCATCCCCGCGGGGGTGGAGAACGGGCAGGTGATCAAGTTGAAAGGGTATGGTGCGCCGGGGGTGAACGGGGGACCCAACGGGGACCTGTATGCGACCTTTGTGATCGCGGAAGACCCGCGTTTTCAACGGGCAGGGAATGACCTGAACATGAAGATACGGTTGGATCTTTATACGGCGGTGTTGGGGGGGGACCTCACGGTGGACACCCTGGGCGGGAAGGTGAAGTTGAAGGTCAAACCCGAGACCCAGAACGGGACGAAGACCCGGTTGAAGGGGAAGGGTTTCCCGGTGTACAAAAAGGAAGGGGAGTTCGGGGACCTTTTTATTACCTACGAGGTGCAGATTCCGACGGGGCTGAGTGAGCAGGAAAAAGAACTTTTTCGCCAGGCGGCGAACATCGCCGCCGCCCGAAGGGCAAAATAA
- a CDS encoding chaperone modulator CbpM — protein sequence MDQQEWIPAEVFCTHHHIELSLVQAIGDYGLVDISLSEGQVLISTDGLADLERVLRLYGDLGINLEGIEAISFLLERVRSLQHEVRILKARLKAYE from the coding sequence ATGGATCAGCAAGAATGGATCCCGGCCGAGGTCTTTTGTACGCACCACCATATAGAATTGTCGCTGGTTCAGGCCATCGGGGATTATGGGCTGGTGGACATCAGCCTATCGGAGGGGCAGGTCCTGATTTCCACGGACGGGCTGGCGGACCTGGAACGGGTGCTGCGGCTTTACGGCGACCTGGGGATTAACCTGGAGGGCATCGAGGCCATTAGCTTCCTCCTGGAGCGGGTGCGTTCCCTCCAACACGAGGTCCGGATCCTGAAGGCCCGTTTGAAAGCCTACGAATAA
- a CDS encoding bifunctional YncE family protein/alkaline phosphatase family protein has translation MNTKLLICLAGLCVAGQGAVAQTPQSGAQAQTSAQGAGAQKAASLTTLQVPAGAAYCHIDPQGETVLPSGRLVTPAGETVRITRSAFSIALSPDGQTALVLHNGVVSLIRTDNIQDVTRIPSYDHTIPSILNGASFLGAAISPDSKTAYLSGGDRGNVVLLDLATRKKVGEIPLNGEFDGVHYEDSYTSDLLLDSSRNELLVLDRGNFRMVRIDLATKKITASVKVGRIPFGVALSPDGQTALVANVGLYAYPLVPGVTPHNKDTMMLDFPPYGVVTKASEEGVTIDGRKIPGLGSPHVPDAMSVFTIDLNTNQVVDKFKTGFQIGQMLEGAEIVGGASPNSIAVGTGRAYVSNATDDIISVIDYKAHKMLPDIHLSVDPALDHYRGLMPFGLCLSKDESTLYVALLGLNAVAVVDTKSGETRGLIPTGWGTTRVVLSADQQNLFITSARGYGAGPNGGKGFVKPPQGTYIGDIQLSTFQKVPVPDAAALQQYTAQVLHNTYAKTIATDDGANPLPPLPGLRESPIRYIMYITKENRTYDEVMGQLEGGKGDSTLSRFGIHVPVNQAYSKTVAVQDALVMPNHLRLAKAFAFSDNFYCDSDASIHGHHWMVGTIPNEYVEVNSAEGGSFNAFSSAPGRRFPGSTGGMDPEDYNEIGGLWENMDRHHIPFYNFGEANEYTGVWEEWNETKFGSMQPVVFPLPKALYDRTSRTYAGFNTNIPDQLRVDQFEREFTLRWLKGSEPLPRLLVMQLPNDHGSSPRPKDGYPFLQSYEADNDLALGRIIQFLSHTPYWKHMLVIVTEDDAQGGADHIDAHRSDLLLIGPYVRHGYVSHTHANFGSLLKVIYNITGAGYVNQYDLTASLLSDFFTPTPDLTPYMAVPSDTRVFDPQKALDRYHRTFDWKKVHQGALLDDEDDQRAEFYQGHK, from the coding sequence ATGAACACAAAGCTGTTGATATGCCTGGCAGGGCTGTGCGTGGCCGGCCAGGGCGCAGTGGCGCAAACGCCCCAAAGCGGCGCGCAGGCGCAAACAAGCGCGCAAGGCGCGGGGGCGCAAAAAGCCGCGTCGCTGACGACCCTCCAGGTCCCCGCCGGGGCAGCCTATTGTCACATCGACCCCCAGGGCGAAACCGTCCTCCCGAGCGGCCGCCTGGTCACCCCCGCAGGGGAGACGGTCCGCATCACGCGGAGCGCCTTTAGCATCGCCCTCAGCCCGGACGGGCAAACGGCGCTGGTGCTGCACAACGGCGTGGTGAGCCTGATCCGCACGGACAACATCCAGGACGTGACGCGTATCCCCAGCTATGACCATACCATTCCATCCATCCTGAATGGCGCCTCCTTCTTAGGGGCGGCGATCTCCCCGGATTCCAAAACGGCTTACCTGAGCGGGGGGGACCGGGGCAATGTCGTCCTGTTGGACCTGGCCACCCGGAAGAAAGTGGGGGAGATCCCGCTGAACGGGGAGTTTGACGGTGTTCATTACGAAGACAGCTATACGTCCGACCTTCTCCTGGACAGCAGCAGGAACGAATTGTTGGTCCTGGACAGGGGGAACTTCCGGATGGTCCGGATCGACCTGGCGACAAAAAAGATCACGGCCTCCGTCAAAGTAGGCCGGATCCCGTTTGGCGTTGCCCTGAGCCCCGATGGACAGACGGCGTTGGTGGCGAACGTGGGGTTGTATGCCTACCCGTTGGTGCCGGGTGTAACGCCGCACAACAAGGATACGATGATGCTGGACTTTCCGCCGTATGGGGTGGTGACCAAGGCGTCGGAAGAAGGGGTGACCATAGACGGGCGGAAGATCCCGGGGCTGGGTAGTCCGCATGTACCGGATGCCATGAGCGTTTTTACCATTGATTTAAACACCAACCAGGTCGTCGACAAATTCAAGACGGGTTTCCAGATCGGTCAGATGCTGGAGGGGGCGGAGATCGTGGGTGGGGCGAGCCCGAACTCGATTGCGGTAGGCACCGGACGAGCGTATGTCTCGAATGCGACGGACGACATCATCTCCGTCATCGATTATAAAGCACACAAGATGTTGCCGGACATCCACCTGTCGGTGGATCCCGCGCTGGACCACTACCGGGGGCTGATGCCCTTCGGGCTTTGTCTGAGCAAGGATGAATCGACGCTGTACGTGGCGTTGCTGGGGTTGAATGCGGTGGCCGTGGTGGATACCAAGAGTGGGGAAACCCGCGGGCTGATCCCCACGGGGTGGGGGACGACACGGGTCGTTTTGTCCGCGGATCAGCAAAACCTGTTCATCACCTCCGCCCGTGGCTATGGCGCAGGACCCAACGGGGGCAAAGGTTTTGTAAAGCCGCCGCAAGGGACGTACATCGGCGACATCCAGTTGAGTACTTTTCAAAAGGTGCCCGTGCCCGACGCGGCAGCATTACAACAATACACCGCCCAGGTCCTGCACAACACCTACGCCAAAACAATCGCAACGGACGACGGCGCCAACCCTTTACCGCCCCTGCCGGGTCTTCGCGAAAGCCCGATCCGTTACATCATGTACATCACTAAGGAGAACCGGACCTACGACGAGGTCATGGGTCAGCTCGAAGGTGGAAAGGGGGACTCTACCCTGTCGCGTTTTGGAATCCACGTGCCGGTGAACCAGGCCTATAGCAAAACGGTGGCGGTACAGGATGCGCTGGTGATGCCGAACCACCTCCGGCTGGCAAAGGCTTTTGCTTTTTCCGACAATTTTTATTGCGACAGCGATGCGTCGATCCATGGCCACCACTGGATGGTGGGCACCATTCCCAATGAATACGTGGAGGTGAACTCCGCGGAGGGTGGGTCGTTTAATGCTTTTTCCAGCGCACCCGGGCGGCGCTTCCCGGGGTCGACCGGGGGGATGGACCCGGAGGATTATAACGAGATAGGTGGGTTGTGGGAAAATATGGACCGGCACCACATCCCCTTTTACAACTTCGGGGAAGCAAACGAATATACCGGTGTCTGGGAAGAATGGAACGAGACGAAGTTCGGTTCCATGCAACCCGTGGTGTTCCCCCTGCCCAAAGCGCTCTACGACAGGACCAGCCGCACTTATGCGGGTTTTAATACCAATATCCCGGACCAGTTGCGGGTGGACCAGTTCGAACGAGAGTTTACCCTGCGCTGGCTCAAAGGGTCAGAACCATTACCCCGCCTGCTGGTCATGCAGTTGCCCAACGACCACGGCTCAAGCCCCCGGCCAAAGGACGGCTATCCTTTCCTGCAATCCTACGAGGCCGACAACGACCTGGCCCTTGGACGGATCATCCAGTTCCTGTCGCATACCCCTTATTGGAAACACATGCTGGTCATCGTCACCGAAGACGACGCCCAGGGCGGGGCCGACCACATCGATGCCCACCGCTCAGACCTGTTGCTCATCGGCCCCTATGTGAGGCACGGGTATGTATCCCACACCCACGCCAACTTCGGGAGTTTGCTAAAGGTCATTTACAACATCACCGGCGCGGGCTACGTCAATCAATACGACCTGACCGCCTCGTTGCTGTCGGACTTCTTTACGCCCACACCCGACTTGACACCCTATATGGCGGTGCCTTCCGACACCAGGGTCTTCGACCCCCAAAAGGCGCTGGACCGCTATCACCGGACCTTCGACTGGAAAAAAGTGCACCAGGGCGCGTTGCTCGACGACGAGGATGACCAGCGCGCGGAATTTTACCAGGGGCACAAATAA